The DNA segment acttttgtaataaatattaataatttgtaagcgttgctcgagtgtgtactgcttcaggataaaactacaattatttctaagcacagctgtcaaaaaaacaataacaaatatgacgttgttttcgaaacctatcaacgtaaaatgtgagcgtcccTATTGAAACACCCTTTACAATAGGGTGCGTCATAAAACCAAAAGTTGTGATACATGGTCGCTCTCTTATAATTTGGTTCCATTCAATGAAAAGCTATTCAAAcgtaaaaatcaagttattaaatttatacatagagGTTTCTCAAtacccaaaaattaacaaaggaATTTTGGAATTCTTGTCGCGTCAAGGTTAAATTGGCAGGTCGTCATCTCATCATGTTTGAACAGGTTACAACAAGAACAGATATCATTTGTTTGTGTAAGGTGTGAACTTAGGAAAGCTGCTATACGCCATTTGTCATTCAGCCAACTTCTTTTGATCTTATAACACTAACCCTATTCAGAATAATTGGAACTgtgagttattaaaaaaattaacattatctattaataaattgcTCTTCATTGTCTTTACAATTTGGATAGGAAAAATGGCAATGGAATGCATGAAGCGAACTGATGAAATTTGGTTGTTAGGTAAACCAATTCTCAGATTTCCTGGACTTAAATTTCCAAGCCGTGGTGAATCCctgaaagttatatttttatttgcatcaaTCAAAACCACGGACCATGACAGTCGGGTAGCATGGTTGGAGAAGACAGAAAAGGGTCTGCTTGGGAAactaacaaaagaaaaaggttGGAGGAGAAACAATGGTGCAGCGATCGATGACTGGAAGAACAACATCTGACAACATCAGCAGTCTCATCCTCGttggaagaaaatgaaaatccTTGCTTTCCTCCAAACGGTCCTTTAATATAACATTGGGAGGGAAAACTAATGCTTAACTTAGTTGGCCAagaaaaatttgtatgtttagCCATTTTAGTTTCAGGTGAAGGTGTTGAAAAGATTCTTTCATTACCCAAGATTAATAGGGGGGAGACAAACTCAATTGCTTCGGAGATCGTATCACTTTAAGTAAAATGACATATAAGAGACATAATTAAATCGCTTTCCCTTTCCACCACAGTAACAAATAAAGGGTGCTTATATGGTGTCTCTCTGAGGCTTATAATGTTACTTGAAGGGAAGCTCTTGCACCTTGCCTGTCGACATCACATTTTGGAGATTATTCTTCGATCTGTATTCTCTAAACTCGTCATTGAGCCATCAAAAAGTGCAGAAATTACTTTGTTTCTACACTTTAGAGATTGCTGGgctaaaattaacaaaacacATTACGgaaaagtaatagaaaaaatgCCACTCCGAATATAGTGTTGGAAggataatatttgcaattttctcAAAGTCTCCTTCACTCTCACCAACCATGGGATGATTATAAAGAATTAACTCTTGGAATtaactgttatttattttattttttttaaatctcttccACATGGTTTTTTTTCGTACTCCCGGTGCTTTGTATTCCCTGAAAATCAGGATGTTCCAGGAGGAGCTTTATAAACTGCACCCACGGCGTGTTTCATCTCGTGTTTCATTTGACGCACATTTCTGGATCAAACTTGGCGATTTGTGGGCTGTAATAACTAAACATTACTTGTTCTCATGATTTAAAGCTACGGATGGTTCCGTGGTATCTCGACGGGACCTTACATTACTCAAAGAACACTTGAATCGTATGAAAACTATATCATTAATGAAATTGATACAAAAGCGATGAATCagtatttatagtatatatcaGAGGTCGCAGTTGGGTTTGCGCTCTTTAATGACGCTCAAACGAATAGCGGCAAACTCAAGATGGTATCAAATATGAGCACCGTAAAAGATTTTCCTAGGTCAAAAAAGAACATCGGTGAACCTTTGCGAAGGGGGCATACAacataaaacatacaaaatttacttccaggaatttatattttgctattttttattattaataaatattacatttatttaaataattcaataaactaccattaaaagtattttgtaggGGGAAAAggaaaacattaagaaaaatacagaactTTACGAGGGATGTGCGACCCCTAAATATTTCGCgattgtgtgtttttttcttgagCAATTGGCACAATTAATCAACTGAGCAAAAAAATTgggacattttatttttttatcccttatCCACTGATATACCCTAATGAACATACATAATACACCAactaaaattagtattttgtaaTGAAGAAAGCTTTCAACGCCACTGctatataggtatatgataAAAATCAGGGAGCACTTGATACAATGTACTCTGTATACACACTCGATAATACTGGTAAAACACCTGCtagattttgttaatattacTACAGTATTatatcttagatcaaaaatatgaggAGCACTATATACcgtacaccctgtatacacactCAATGCTACATGTAAAATGCCTGCGAGATTGgcattaatattgttaatttgtagatcaaaaatatgaatatatattagggGTCCAAATATATACagtacaccctgtatacaagATTGATTTTACCTGCCAAATAGGGCGGCCCGAAAACCGAATAGTTAAAAATCGAATATGGCCAATTAGATTTAAACattatgcataaaaatacaTACCAAATTTCAGATGGgtggaaaaacattttaagcTGTCAAATCAGGATTGAAATATCAATgtcctatattattttattatatctcattttttagcATACATTACAtagtaattcaaaatattaaagtttattttgaataaattattatttcattcattggtatcttatttaaaagaatttcaaaagtataaaaCAGTGGTTTTAGATTACTTACACATTCGAAATATGTTTTCAACCGTATATTCCCACCCAGCACAAACTTTTAAatgtagtaaaattatattttattaatgtaaatctCACCTATCTCCTAGAAATTCTCCATGTACACCCATTTGAGAATCATAGGATTATAAGCAATCAAATCTggttttacatatttgtataaccCCAACAATAAACCAAGAAAAATAGTATTGCAGAAATGAGACAATCCTGACTttactttttcattcttgattattttatttttaaagatatttgatatacataGAACTATTGTCTATTTATATACCTCTTCAAGTATAACCAGGTTAAAACAAATAGGTGTGGAGATATATTTAAAGTCCCTGAAgaatgtacaaaataatatataaataataacctaataaatatatatatttttaactccatcgtatattcaacaaattttaaattaaatgatccCTTGATAGTCAGTTTTTTAATAGTAACTGATCTTAATAAATGGTGCAACAATATAATTAagcattttaaaaatcagttaCTATTAAAAAACTGACTATGAAGggatcatttaatttaaaatttgtattatgatAGAATGCCCTTAACAACTCgtgcaaaaacaattttcttctttttacataaaagcACCAGGCTAAGGGCAAGTCCCCCCTTAACCAGCACTAGCTGTggtaatttttgttaaagaaaaacaCTAAAATGCTGCTTGTTAAGACAAATATTGGGTATTACTATATGAagtctgaaaaatatttatttttgataaatttaggctaaaaaccaattttccgaaagcttttatttattacttaaactaatgctattttctaagaatgtatttttgaatataattagcTTTAAcccatacaaataataattatctttttgtattaaatatttcttgatataataaaagtgagcgttttaccaaaattaaaacacaaaaaattttaatggattgacggcagctaaaaaaattatttttctccctaAAATTTTGCATACTATTTTTCAACAGTACGTATCAACTTCTTATCACTAGCCATAtatcaatttccaaaaagtaGTTTTACCTCCTCAAACCAGCCCGCTCTACTACCAAACGCCTAcaaggttttatttttgatattgtataCATATCTTAACTTATACTGTTTATTGATacgataaaaattaatacagtGCACCTTATATGGATGCTTGATGTTACAAAAGGTCTctgatatttcattaaaatgacTTTATCCAGATAGACATacagaaagaaagagaaacagACATAAATggcttaatttattaatatatacagattattaATGATTCTATTGAATTGTCTTACAATTTATTTAGTGtttctttaaagatttttttatctgttCATATAAGAATTTCAATTCAATGCATTCCTTTTCTTACAGTACTCATCACTACTCatggttattttttgtattcaagtCCTTGTATTCGTGATTGGGTATGTATACAGGGATAAGATCTCATCTGGATTCTATGATGGCTTAGACAGAGGTTTAGATAACTATGGAAAGGATACTGGATTAACTCAAGCCATTGATGGGATTCAAACAACTGTAAGTTGATcttcaattgttatttattctaaaaacatttaattttttgttaaatagttaCATTGCTGTGGCCTGTCTAATCATTCTGATTGGTCAAATACTCCTTGGGGAACAGGACATCGAGGGAAGTTGCCACATTCGTGCTGTTTATATACAGAAGAGGCTGTTTGTGCTTCTGATAGAGACACTGCCTTTGTTCATCGACAGGTAAAGCATTTTTATTTCCAAGTTTTATGAATACTTTCGTGTCTATTTCCCATCATATAacgtatatacatacaaaaatcatgcgaaaataaagaaaggcaactaaaaaaaagaaccataaTAACCTTTCAATagatatgattaattaatggGTCTGAagctcataaaaatattattttcgtgtctttattgtattttgtaccTATCCTATCACAAAGGAATGATTGTGGAAAAGGAAGGGGAAAAATTAGACAAAAGTTTTTGACATTAAAGGAAGAAGGAACCTACCAACAAAGTTATTCCAAGGTTTACGCGTAAactgctacaaaataaaaatgttttggttCTTCCAAAAACTAAGCAAAACATAGCCACAAcaactaattaataatagtttttttcctCATTCCTTTTTCCATTGAGCCATACCTATACATACCTACattgttccttctttttttactttcaacatataaattaaataattataatgactTAATgatctaatttgaaattttaatgatcTCCTAGGGCTGTTATCGAATCGTTGTGAACTTCTTTATGGATAATCTTTCTAAAGTAGGAATCGGAATATTATGCATCGCTGGCTTCCATTTACTTGGAGTCCTTCTCTCTTGTTGCCTTGCTAAAACGATTCATCAAGCTCAATATGAAGAGATTAGGTGAAAATACGAGGGGCAAGCGTCTTCCAATCAGCAAAATCACACAGCTTCTaggtatttatttcatatttttttgtgggttCATTAATTTGGGCGAGTGTCGTTTGCTATATTTATACAACACTAGCGTTAGTACATGGTATTCCCCGGAGTTTTGGGATGTCAAAGAACTCACACGTAATTACAATATACTTGGACGTTctcttgaataaaataataataataaaagttcaagaaacaaaaataatatgacgtcatgaaGCAGatagtacttatttattttaggtCTTACCATAACATGTGTGAAATCTGCGAAGTTAATTCATCTTTTCTATCTGAAAAGGGAATAATTAAATACTCCTTTTTTGGTTTATAATAGGTGCTCCGttgaacatcattttttttaccttacaCATCATTTGTCCTGTAGCATAAATCGTTAAGACTTTACATCAAGATAATCTAATTTATCACTCAAAGAACAACACAGAAacagaatttgaaaaaaaacaaaaaactagaCACAATGATTGAAGAAAATGTTTATGTGTATCACTATagttaattcttatttttttaaactatttcagAGAAATGACGACTCTAACCACAACCAATCATCCATCAACCTCTGTGAGTCACTACTATGTCTCACCACCTCAAGCTGCTCCTGCTGAAATGGAAGTCGTTCTGCCCCCTCCTCCCGCTCAACAAGCAACGACTAATATCCCCTCAACCCAACATCATCAAGACCCAGGAACTCAATATCAGAATAAAACTTGGGAAATGACTGTGTTACACCAATCAGAGCCTTCACCTCAAACTAGAAAAATCCCAACCCTTCAATCATCCTCCAGTATCTCGCACTCCACTCCACCACAGCCACCCCCCAAGCCAACGACACAAGTACAAATCAACCATCCAGTAGTTGATAAAGCCTATCAACAAGAACTTTTACATCGAGTTACAGCTCGAAATGTGCCATCTCCTTTTACAAACAACATACAAATACAGCCCCTGCACAATTCCTCACGTCATACAGATGTCGGCTCTCAATGGAGTCTCGGAGATCATGACCATTATGGGGATCCAGACGAAGAAATTGAGGATGAAGAGGAGGATTATGGAGAACGCCGATCTCTTCATCGGAAACATTCGTTTGATGGGCTGGACTATTGACTATAGCCCCACTTTTGTGGAATGTGGAGTGAGGACTCTTCTTAAGTAAAACTATTTATGAGGGAGGTGTGTCCAGTGAGCTCCACTTCTGCAAAAGTGTGAACTGATAtgaaaaaaactcttttatttttgttttgatatttcttCTATCCTTTAATACTTACTATATAACACTTGTCAAGctgtaaacataaaaaaaaagtaagaatcacaattttttcgataaattgTGAttggatttatgaataaagtaatGACAATTACATTTTGTTACCTACTAATaccaatgaatataaaatagctATAACTACGAAAgacttacataaaataaaatatattatccacaagTTTTGCCATTTTGTAGTAAGAATACCAATTCTACTGCCATCAAAATCTTCTGTGGATTTGAAATACACACATATGTGctgtctttataaatattatattataatttccatatgaatactatttttatcatgtatttgaataatctgaaatgacaaaaaaattatagaaattgcAGATAGAAATGACAtcttttgttgatttattttttgaatagattataaatggatttatgattttatcaaatttgtttttggtAATCAAGAAACAATAGCTAATTGGTAGATGTGATATTTTAATACACAAACAAATTTGGTGTAATCTTTaacaaatagatttattttttaaagaaaagtttcaaTGCACATATCGTAGCTAATCCATTGACTCTTATTAGGTCACGGAGGCTTTATGCCTTTATTTTCGCCAAAACATGCCTTagtagacctattcaaaaatatatttttttgaattttgatatctttctacttttttcccatgatttaagatgtgagaagctccaaaatcatttttataggGATCTAAGTATGTCCTATTTACTTCCTGATCGgtcttaaagtttttccaacatgccttttttgatgattttgcgtagtttttggacaaagCATTATGTAAAACGCaccattgaatgccaaaaaagaaatttaactaaaatatatccatttttgaattatactttttataaattttcttatcaaaGTATCAAGATTATCcagtgaaattaaaataaagagacACATCTATTTGCTCAGACtgcagtactaaaattgtacACTCTCATCTATCTatgctattttcttttttatattgtgcCCTTTCTTGCGAAAAGATATGATTTTTTCGATAGAATATACACTCAcctaaatttcttaattaagaGTATTATTTCtaataccaatttgaaaattaaaatgataaacctttttattttattttaaatattttctagacttttatcataaatatgtacGTAAAATTACGACATGaagttattgaattaatttattagtaaacAATTTTACAACTTGTTTGCTTTTATTaatgaatcaaaattaatgaaatgacTTGGCAAAAATGATTTACAATGCGAATGACttacccccaaaaaattataaaatgttaaataatacgAAATACTGCTGATCGTTTAGGACTATCCGAAGAACACAGTAACATGAATTGTTTTTGACACGTGCAAAATCTGGTAGGGGTGACTtagatattttcattgtatctACATCAACTACTCGTCGAACAGGATGATCTCaagacataaattaattaaacatgtatgtcattattaattagaaatcaTCCTTCATATCCTGCACTACAAAGGGATATCAAAACTTTAAGAGATTTTCATAGATACAATCCGGATATCCTCAAGGAAAACTGTTGGGAGTCTTAATGTTTTGCAGCTCTATCGGAGAATGCCAAACAAAAGCACGAATAGATCTATTAGATACATACAAATACACTGATATGATTACTACCCTTTTTTTACACCAACTTCAGAAATTGGGGAATTCACAATGGATCCGCTAAGCTTATATGAAACCAAGTgacatcaatttattttatctaccaTGTTAACAGCACATACTGACAGTGACTGTAGGCccagttttgaaaaaaacttttttttgaaagttcagTCTCTAGAAAATCCCTGGTTTAAACATTACAAGGACAAATGGTGTAACTTGAATAAATAAgccttaataataaaacattatttcgGAAAGGAAAAAGGGGAATTTGTTTAAAGAAGatggttaaattttaaaattagacaTATTTCGAAGAGctgtttatcaaaaatgaaacaacaCACTATAATTTCACTTCTCTTCCATGGAAGAAACCCGGAGCAATTCATCAAGCACGATTGAtggccataaatatatattcccaaaagatgtttttattcattgaggAAACGAAATATGATAAAAGTACAATGAACAAATCCTTAACTTTGTTTTATACACAAATGTGGATAAATTCACCATTTGCAACAGATATTCCTGTAAATGacatgaaattttcaaattggcTTCAAGAGCCTGTTCCATCAAGGTAAGGAAATGAAGACCATAGGAAagcaagaaataattatatacataatagtcGGGTATTGCAGAGACAGAGaggaaaataaatgatgattaaCTTTGcgaaaataataactaaaaatttcaaGTAGAGAGAGTATCTCCTTCaatccatataatataatatacaatgatttgaagaagaatctcttcaataaattaatagataacaaacataatcacatttttttgatttttacgttttaatttatataaatataagaaaatatataaactagtataaaatgtatatcattacgattttcaaattggtactaaaaaatattgtttttagtgAAGAAATTGAGATGTGTGTAAaatctttcgaaaatattaatatcttttccgcaaaaaataattaatattagagaAAATAACATCTAGATTTCTTTTTACCTTCATTTCAGTGGATAATCTTGatacttagaaaataaaatagataaaaagtattattcaaaaatgcttatattttagtttaatgtgCTTTTGGCATTCAACGGcttgttttataaatactttttgtccaaaaactacgcaaaatTATCGAAAAATGGATGTTGGAAAAACGTTACGGTTGATGAGGCAGGGTATAGGACATACTTAAATCCCTATCAAAATGGTTTTCGAGCTTTTTGCATCTTAAAGCATAGGAAAAAATgcagaaacatatcaaaattcaaaaaagtatatttttgaatgctgGTGAtggttttgaaaatatttttgcaccTCAACAATTTTGGGTAGCATAGATTTCGAGGAAATCTCTTTTAAtactaaattaagaaaagaagCTGCACATccatatacaataaattatcatcCCTCTTCCTcgtcttgttctttttttttttttttttttgcagatataAGTTTCTCATTTGCTTTCTTGCGGTTTCTCAGagaattatatttcttgttttgcaattttaaagCAATAATCCACTGTTTTCTTTGAGGAACCACTATCCACTGTTTGAATGGAGAATCTTTTTTGCCCATCATGTAGGCATGAACCAatgatttgtttgttattaattatagaaCAACTGTCTTGTATAATTATTACAGATCGACCATATAGTTATTTAATCAATTCGTTGGATATCCAACCTTTATCCAACCAATGACCAGAAATAGCTTGCCTTGCCGGTAGTTTATAAAATGGtctaataatattgataagCTTTTTCATGCGTTCATGTTCGGCAATACTAAATTGCCGATAGAGgcataaaacactttttatagttttatggACGTATTTGGCACCTGATTGAACTATAGAAGAGTTTTTAGTGGCTGCTTTGATGATTGTGTTCTGACATTGGAGTCTGATATGCACGGCTGTTCTCTTTCATAACATACTTAGTGCATTTCTTCAAATGTTCTCCTAATTGTTCAACTTTGGGACTATTATTTTGACAACAATGTCTACATATGTTTTTCTGGTTTCCTTGCCCATCAGTTACTTCATCAAATTCTCTCCATTCCATAGAACTGAATCTTCCTTTTGACgaataaatccataaaataaacTGATCCTCAAATTCAGTTCTTCTAATATCAATAACAAATCACAGAGGAATAATAAACTTACAGcgcaatatcaaaaaataaaaataaatgtttgggTATACCAGCGATGAAGCCTCTTTTTTCCTTTGTCAAGTTATCTTTAATGAGTATTGAGTAGATATGGACAAGAATTGCTTTCATGTCTATATATTAGGTAAAACTTGTATACCTTGGACTTTTACGAACACTCCTACAATACaccaagattattttaaaaatgttaataagttttctttattcagcaatgatatatatattttttttactaaactaaGCACATTATGATAAGTTTCcctaccaagtggtccattaatatctgaacactttgaattttatatacatgGTGTCCCTAAAtactataagaaaattaaaattatataactcttTCAGATTGAATGatatcattgtaaaaaatttcgTGATAAATTATTGAGTAATTGTCAGCAATGTTTTCTTAAAACTTTAAGCTTTAATAATAGTTTCCTTTTTGGATAATACTTAAACATTAGGAATGGactcctttttaaaataacattactaTGACCGTCTCTGGGAATTAGAGAGTAAAAACAACTTGGAGATAACATAAAAagcgtgcaaaaaaaaattaatctactTGTTTGCACAATTATATATCTCAAGGGATTCTTTATTAAAACATATGTACGAGTACATAGAtacattcaataattgttttcaataaatatttattttctaatttaattgatttgatttttttttgtactttgagAAAGTGAGAAACTTGGTTATCTAAAActtaattggatattttttgagaaaatacatCCAAAGGTAATTTGTGAATTACtgattatttttgcattataaCAGTcggttttctaaattttttaagcataataACCCTTGATGAAAGTACTAGGT comes from the Lepeophtheirus salmonis chromosome 4, UVic_Lsal_1.4, whole genome shotgun sequence genome and includes:
- the LOC121115646 gene encoding CD63 antigen isoform X2 translates to MEFQLYKYIEFSNDFFSLVRIVVMGLGIIIIILATLACCFTAKGIVPLLYIYSSLLMVIFCIQVLVFVIGYVYRDKISSGFYDGLDRGLDNYGKDTGLTQAIDGIQTTLHCCGLSNHSDWSNTPWGTGHRGKLPHSCCLYTEEAVCASDRDTAFVHRQGCYRIVVNFFMDNLSKVGIGILCIAGFHLLGVLLSCCLAKTIHQAQYEEIR
- the LOC121115646 gene encoding tetraspanin-6 isoform X1, whose product is MGRTFQTVARLGFIKSLLIVFNLIFWFSGLVILFLGIWMEFQLYKYIEFSNDFFSLVRIVVMGLGIIIIILATLACCFTAKGIVPLLYIYSSLLMVIFCIQVLVFVIGYVYRDKISSGFYDGLDRGLDNYGKDTGLTQAIDGIQTTLHCCGLSNHSDWSNTPWGTGHRGKLPHSCCLYTEEAVCASDRDTAFVHRQGCYRIVVNFFMDNLSKVGIGILCIAGFHLLGVLLSCCLAKTIHQAQYEEIR